The genomic interval AAAAACTGTATGATCTTAGTGATGTGTTGTCAGAAATAGAAAGTGTAAAAGAAAACACACAGTATTCCACACTACTGTCGTATTATGACTCTCCTATAGGTGTTAACCCTATCGTTTCTAAGTTACCGACACATCTCCAGAACAAATGGGCAGACAGAGCTAGGAAATACAAAGTATCTCAAGAAGTGACATTCCCACCATTCGCTTTCTTTGTCACTTTCATCAGAGAGATGTGTGCATTATTGAATGATCCAAGTTTTCAGTTTGATACATCTTTCACTAGAAGTATGAACAGAGAGGAAGTCTCACCGAGATCTATCCGCTATACGCCTATTGCAGCCAAGAAGACTGGAATACAGTCTGAGGAGAAGCCTAAATGTTTCTTCCATTCGTATACTTCATCGCATTCGCTAGACTAATGTAGGGAGTTCAAGAAAATGTCAATCGAAGAGAAAAGACAGTTTCTGAAagaaaagaacatttgtttcagaTGTTGCAAGTCGgacaaacatatgattaaagaTTGTAAAGTGCCAATTAAGTGTGATGAATGTGGGAGTCAAAAGCACACATCTGTCTTACACATATTCAAACCTGTTAAGCCTAACGCTGAGCAGAACAACTCTGTCCCGGAGAAGGCAGCCAGTGATGGTAACTCCCAAACATTAAGCAACATCAGCTGTAAATGCTCACAGGTTTGTGATGACGCTTCTTTGAGTAAATCTTGTGCTAAAATTGTGAAAGTTCATGTCTATCACAAAGACAGACCGGAGGATAGGGTTTCAGTCTACGCGCTTATTGATGATCAGAGCAATAGATCACTAGCAAGTCCAGAATTTTTCGATTTTTTCAAAGGTGAGTGTAGCTTCCAAGAAATTACCTACTCACTTTCATCATGTGGTGGCAGCATAACAACGTCGGGTCGGACAGGCGAAGGCTTTGTTATAGAGAGTCTAGATGGCAGCACACATGAATTACCCTGTCTTACGGAATGCAACGAGATTCCTGATAACCGTGAAGAGATTCCAACACCAGACGTTGCCAATAAATATGTGCACTTGCGGAACATTTCCACATATATACCATCCCAGGACAAAGACTCACACATTCAGTTATTAATAGGTAGAGACATACCAGAAGTACATCACGTACATGAACAGATTATAGGACCGACTGGACCATATGCACAGAAATTAAGTCTTGGATGGGTTTTGATAGGTGAGACGTGCATCGGAAATGTCCACACACCTAACATGTCTGTAAAGGTGAATAAAACCTTCGTACATAAAAGTGGTAGACAGTCCATCTTTCCTGAATGTGAAAGCAAATTTAATCTAAAAGAAGGGAGTGATCAGTCAGGTAATATCGAGAAAGACATTTTTGTACGTACACGAGACGACAATAAGGTTGGCTTATCAGTTGAAGACAGGGAATTTTTTAACATAATGGACACTGAATTAAGAAAGGATGAAAATGGGCACTGGGTGGCGCCCCTACCATTCCGCACCCCAAGACAAGCTCTTCCAAACAATAGAGAAATGTCCTTAAAACGCGCATTGTACTTAGACTCGAGTCTTAGAAGAAACCCTACCAAGAGGCAACACTTTGAAACATTCATGAAAAAGGTTCTTGAATCTGGAGCTGCAGAAGTTGCTCCACCAGCAAAAGGTGAAGTGTGGTACTTGCCAATATTTGGGGTGTATCACCCTAAAAAGCCTGATAAAATAAGGGGTGTGTTTGATTCATCAGCGGTGTTCAAAGGTGTATCAATGAACAGTGTACTCTTACCTGGACCTAATTTGacaaacagtttgttatgtatcCTACTGCGCTTCCGCAAAGATTGTTATGCTATCATGGCAGATGTAGAGCAgatgttttattcatttcttgTCCGGGAAGATCACCGTGACTTTCTAAGGTTTTTCTGGTATCGTGAAAATGATACTAATCAAGAGCTGATCGAGTACCGCATGCGTGCTCATGTGTTTGGGAACAGTGCTTCACCCGCAGTTGCAGCGTATGGTCTGAGAAAGACAGCCGAGAATGCTGACGATGATGTCAAAGGTTTCATTAACGAAGATTTTTACGTTGACGATGGGCTCATTTCACTACCAGACGTAGATAAAGCAGTGAGTCTTATGCAGAGAACACAGGAGTGTCTGTCAGCATGCAATCTTCGGTTACATAAAATTGTTTCGAATAGCAGAGATGTCATGCGAGCCTTTCCAGGGGAAGACTTACAAAGTAATTTGAAGTCCTTAAACTTTGATGAAGATGTGCTACCCATTAACCAGAGCCTTGGTATGTTGTGGGATCTGAATACTGATACATTTAGGTTCAACGTCGACACACAACAAGAGCAGAATACAAGACGAGGTCTACTGTCCATACTAAATAGTGTATTTGACCCTCTCGGTTTTGTGTCGCCGGTCATTATTCATGGTAAAATTCTCATGAGAGAGATAACCTCTGGCAAAGACTGGGATGAACCACTTGAATCTGATCTTATATTGAAGTGGAAATCATGGACTGACACACTCGTTCTACTTAAAGAAGTGTCTATTCCTCGCATGTACGTATCCAACTCTCTCAGCACAGCCAAAAAGCCTGAACTACATATCTTCTCCGATGCGTCAGAGAAAGCTGTAAGTCCAGTTGCATACATTAGGCTAAGTGGTGAAGATGTTAGGTCTGTAGGCTTCGTCATGGGGAAAAGTAAGTTGGCACCTTCTCATGGGCACACGATACCTCGCCTCGAGCTGTGTGCTGCACTACTTGCTACAGAGGTAGGAGAAATTATTCTTCAAGCTCTACATGTTGTCTTTACAGCTGTGAAGTTTTACACAGACAGCAAAGTCGTGCTAGGATACATTAATAACAAAACACGGCGTTTCTATAACTATGTTAGTAATAGAGTACAAAGAATCTTGTTTCTCTCAAAAGCATCCCAATGGAGTTACGTTCACACCAAAGTAAACCCAGCAGATATTGGTAGTAGAGGTTGCTTATCAGTGGATCAGTTGAACAAATGGTTAAATGGACCAGAGATGTTGTAAAAGGCGAATGACGAAGCAGCAGAAGAATATCCACTTATTTCACCAAATGAAGACAAAGAAATCCGACAAGACGTAAATGTGAATAAAACTTGTGTCGTCAAAGATATTGCTGACaagtttgatttattttcaaGTTGGCAGAAACTAGTGATAGCATTCTGCATCCTGAAAAAGGCAGTTAAGAACTTTAAGATGAGAAAGTGTACCAGAAGTCCTGAAACTAACCAATCCTTAATACAAGAGTCACTTAAAGATTCTGAGCAATTTATTGTGAAGGCTAGCCAGAACCAGTCATTCGGTGATGAAATAAGATGTCTTGCTGCTGGTAAACAAGTATGTCGTGACAGTCCAATCAGTTCCTTGAATCCCTATTTGGATGATGAAGGAGTCATTCGTGTTGGGGGCCGGCTTAATCAAAGCTGCCTTCCTAAGGAGTTGACAAACCCGATCTTATTGTCAGGTAAAGGCCATACAGCTAGTTTGATTGTACGTCacttccatgaaaaatgtaaacaccAAGGAAGATTACTTACAGAAGGATGTATCAGAACCAATGGATTTTGGATTGTAGGAGCAAAGAGGCTTATATCCAAGATAATACACCTTTGTGTCATTTGTCGAAAACTAAGAGGTAAAACAGAACACCAGATCATGACCGACTTACCGGTTGATAGACTTACACCAGGTCCGCCTTTCACATTTGTCGGTTTAGACGTATTTGGCCCCTGGGCAATTGTATCACGCAGAACCAGAGGTGGTATGGCGCAGTCAAAACGGTGGGCTTTGCTCTTGACGTGTATGACCACTCGCGCAGTACATATTGAAGTTTTGGAAGAAATGTCAAGTTCATCTTTCATAAATGCCTTGCGACGATTTATTGCCTTGAGGGGTAATGTGAAAGAATTTAGGTCTGACAGAGGTACCAACTTCGTTGGAGCAACCGAAGATCTAAAAGTCAATGTCATTAATGTTGAATGTGGCCCTGTGCCAAACTATTTTCGAGA from Mercenaria mercenaria strain notata chromosome 2, MADL_Memer_1, whole genome shotgun sequence carries:
- the LOC123563931 gene encoding uncharacterized protein LOC123563931 yields the protein MSIEEKRQFLKEKNICFRCCKSDKHMIKDCKVPIKCDECGSQKHTSVLHIFKPVKPNAEQNNSVPEKAASDGNSQTLSNISCKCSQVCDDASLSKSCAKIVKVHVYHKDRPEDRVSVYALIDDQSNRSLASPEFFDFFKGECSFQEITYSLSSCGGSITTSGRTGEGFVIESLDGSTHELPCLTECNEIPDNREEIPTPDVANKYVHLRNISTYIPSQDKDSHIQLLIGRDIPEVHHVHEQIIGPTGPYAQKLSLGWVLIGETCIGNVHTPNMSVKVNKTFVHKSGRQSIFPECESKFNLKEGSDQSGNIEKDIFVRTRDDNKVGLSVEDREFFNIMDTELRKDENGHWVAPLPFRTPRQALPNNREMSLKRALYLDSSLRRNPTKRQHFETFMKKVLESGAAEVAPPAKGEVWYLPIFGVYHPKKPDKIRGVFDSSAVFKGVSMNSVLLPGPNLTNSLLCILLRFRKDCYAIMADVEQMFYSFLVREDHRDFLRFFWYRENDTNQELIEYRMRAHVFGNSASPAVAAYGLRKTAENADDDVKGFINEDFYVDDGLISLPDVDKAVSLMQRTQECLSACNLRLHKIVSNSRDVMRAFPGEDLQSNLKSLNFDEDVLPINQSLGMLWDLNTDTFRFNVDTQQEQNTRRGLLSILNSVFDPLGFVSPVIIHGKILMREITSGKDWDEPLESDLILKWKSWTDTLVLLKEVSIPRMYVSNSLSTAKKPELHIFSDASEKAVSPVAYIRLSGEDVRSVGFVMGKSKLAPSHGHTIPRLELCAALLATEVGEIILQALHVVFTAVKFYTDSKVVLGYINNKTRRFYNYVSNRVQRILFLSKASQWSYVHTKVNPADIGSRGCLSVDQLNKWLNGPEML
- the LOC128549196 gene encoding uncharacterized protein LOC128549196 encodes the protein MRKCTRSPETNQSLIQESLKDSEQFIVKASQNQSFGDEIRCLAAGKQVCRDSPISSLNPYLDDEGVIRVGGRLNQSCLPKELTNPILLSGKGHTASLIVRHFHEKCKHQGRLLTEGCIRTNGFWIVGAKRLISKIIHLCVICRKLRGKTEHQIMTDLPVDRLTPGPPFTFVGLDVFGPWAIVSRRTRGGMAQSKRWALLLTCMTTRAVHIEVLEEMSSSSFINALRRFIALRGNVKEFRSDRGTNFVGATEDLKVNVINVECGPVPNYFRDSGVTWRFNPPHSSHMGGVWERMIGMARRILDGMLLGVTSKNLTHEVLTTLMAEVSGIINSRPLAPISNDPDCPVILSPAMLLNQKVQCESTVPFNIDQREMYRKQWKMVQVLSDMFWKQWKDSYIHVLQSRRKWKIPQPSVKNGDIVLLRGNNLPRNEWTVGIVENAIESDSNKNVRKAEVRVCRNGKCTNYTRPVTEMVVLVD